From a region of the Vibrio orientalis CIP 102891 = ATCC 33934 genome:
- a CDS encoding glyceraldehyde-3-phosphate dehydrogenase — protein sequence MSPEKHLLDWQTSQTIAETISPLLGQLYRHKGVEVLLFGKTLVNAATIDIIKTHRLARRYTGTALTPEQTLPLIKALAEMELSPCRIDIGQLAHQFWQGRDDDHGVKDFLHTSLMGAMNGETVSEPRDVVLYGFGRIGRLLTRLLVEKSGPGYPLRLRAVVVRGGKKGDLEKRASLLRRDSVHGQFNGSIIVDEERKAIIANGNYIQFIYANKPEEVDYTSFGINDALVVDNTGVWRDADGLAQHLECKGAEKVLLTAPGKGDIKNVVFGVNDNVIEAQDRIVSAASCTTNAITPVLKAMNDKYGVISGHIETVHSFTNDQNLIDNFHSGERRGRSASLNMVLTETGAAKAVAKALPELAGKLTGNAIRVPTPNVSMAIANLNLDNGTDKDELNAYLREMALTSELSAQIDYTESTEIVSTDLVGSRFAGVVDGAATIAQDNRCVLYIWYDNEFGYSCQVVHCMEQMMGVRFKTYPTK from the coding sequence ATGAGCCCAGAGAAACACCTCTTAGATTGGCAAACAAGCCAAACGATTGCGGAAACTATCTCTCCACTTCTTGGTCAACTGTACCGTCATAAAGGCGTCGAAGTATTACTTTTTGGTAAAACGCTGGTCAATGCAGCCACTATCGATATCATCAAAACTCACCGTCTAGCTCGCCGTTACACTGGCACGGCTCTTACTCCAGAACAAACACTTCCTCTCATTAAAGCTTTGGCTGAAATGGAACTTTCGCCATGTCGTATCGACATCGGTCAATTAGCTCATCAGTTCTGGCAAGGTCGCGATGACGACCATGGTGTGAAAGACTTTTTACACACTTCTCTAATGGGTGCGATGAACGGTGAAACCGTTTCTGAACCACGCGATGTAGTCCTTTACGGCTTCGGTCGTATCGGTCGTCTCCTAACACGCCTATTGGTTGAAAAATCAGGCCCAGGCTATCCGCTACGCTTACGTGCAGTCGTTGTACGCGGAGGCAAGAAAGGCGACTTAGAAAAACGCGCAAGCCTGCTACGCCGTGATTCAGTACATGGTCAATTCAACGGTAGCATCATTGTCGATGAAGAACGTAAAGCGATCATTGCTAACGGTAACTACATCCAGTTTATCTACGCGAACAAACCAGAAGAAGTGGATTACACAAGTTTTGGTATCAATGACGCACTTGTTGTCGATAACACAGGCGTATGGCGTGATGCAGACGGTCTTGCTCAGCACCTTGAATGTAAAGGCGCAGAAAAAGTGCTACTGACTGCACCTGGCAAAGGCGATATTAAAAACGTGGTATTTGGCGTTAATGACAATGTTATTGAAGCACAAGACCGTATTGTGTCAGCAGCGAGCTGTACAACTAATGCCATCACTCCTGTACTGAAAGCAATGAATGATAAGTATGGTGTCATCTCTGGCCATATCGAAACGGTTCACTCTTTCACTAACGACCAGAACCTGATTGATAACTTCCACTCAGGTGAGCGACGTGGCCGCAGTGCATCATTGAACATGGTACTAACGGAAACAGGTGCGGCTAAAGCAGTAGCGAAAGCGCTTCCTGAACTAGCGGGCAAGTTAACGGGTAACGCGATTCGAGTACCGACTCCTAACGTTTCAATGGCAATCGCTAACTTGAACTTAGATAACGGCACGGACAAAGATGAGCTAAATGCTTACCTACGTGAAATGGCGTTGACGTCAGAGCTGTCTGCGCAAATTGATTACACAGAATCGACTGAGATCGTTTCTACTGACTTAGTCGGCTCTCGCTTCGCTGGCGTAGTCGATGGTGCTGCGACTATC
- a CDS encoding DUF4832 domain-containing protein, whose protein sequence is MKKKRISTLVLTCLVGGASIAPFAMANQDLNIQYPKELDTIIVNPGVGIEAFHNGWGSQLTAEQYPETGIDYYRFYWNELEPQEGQFNFEMIDSLFQMNQSLSQPRHIALRFMTMDEPYSGTKIPNWLIDKGIKGKWVSDGKTFVPDLDDPTYLYYVKTLLDALGQRYDGNKHLAHVDIGMAGSWGEWHNSNFSELPPLHERYTTEELNHIVDLHFQAFPKTNKIMLINAGDTLSYAVGKGAGWRADCLGDWHHFSTTWSHMNDDYPYRVGQAQRSVANFDNTWQHSPVSFEICGNMQGWLNDQKYTREEVKATFDWALDHHASSINLKSLEVPAEYRDIVDNAMKKIGFRFRVNKIQHPYSVNQNETLVVESEFINEGVTPTYQPYSVYYRLVSSTGEVVSLGKDTQNTENWLPGTHVSKISKLLPSSLQAGTYSIEIAMLNDCGEEGLTLANEGKRPDGWYRLSEIEVRSAN, encoded by the coding sequence ATGAAGAAAAAACGCATCAGCACACTCGTGCTGACCTGCCTTGTTGGCGGAGCCTCAATTGCTCCGTTTGCAATGGCCAATCAGGATCTTAACATCCAATACCCGAAAGAATTAGACACTATCATCGTTAACCCCGGCGTTGGTATTGAAGCATTTCATAATGGCTGGGGAAGCCAACTCACTGCAGAACAATACCCCGAGACTGGAATCGACTACTATCGCTTCTATTGGAATGAACTAGAGCCTCAAGAAGGCCAATTTAATTTTGAGATGATTGATTCACTTTTCCAGATGAACCAATCCCTATCACAACCGCGCCACATCGCCCTACGTTTTATGACCATGGATGAACCTTATTCCGGTACTAAAATCCCAAATTGGTTGATTGATAAAGGGATAAAAGGTAAATGGGTTTCAGACGGAAAGACGTTCGTTCCCGATCTGGATGACCCAACCTATCTCTACTACGTAAAAACACTCCTAGATGCACTGGGCCAACGTTATGACGGGAACAAGCATCTTGCTCATGTTGATATCGGCATGGCAGGCTCTTGGGGTGAATGGCACAACAGCAACTTCTCAGAACTGCCTCCTCTACATGAGCGATACACGACTGAAGAATTAAACCACATTGTTGACTTACATTTCCAAGCGTTCCCTAAAACCAATAAAATCATGCTTATCAATGCTGGTGATACACTGTCTTATGCGGTAGGTAAAGGAGCGGGTTGGCGTGCAGACTGCCTTGGCGACTGGCATCACTTTTCAACCACGTGGAGTCATATGAATGATGACTACCCGTATCGAGTTGGCCAAGCTCAGCGAAGCGTCGCAAACTTCGATAACACCTGGCAGCACTCGCCTGTTAGCTTTGAGATATGCGGCAACATGCAAGGATGGTTAAACGATCAGAAATATACTCGTGAAGAAGTCAAAGCGACGTTTGATTGGGCATTAGATCACCACGCTAGCAGCATTAACTTGAAATCATTAGAAGTTCCTGCCGAATACCGTGACATCGTTGATAATGCGATGAAAAAGATCGGCTTCCGCTTCCGAGTTAATAAGATTCAGCACCCATACTCAGTCAATCAAAACGAAACCTTAGTAGTCGAGAGTGAATTTATCAATGAAGGTGTCACGCCAACCTACCAACCTTACTCTGTGTACTATCGACTTGTCTCGAGTACCGGCGAGGTGGTTTCACTTGGTAAAGACACACAAAACACCGAAAATTGGCTACCTGGTACGCATGTTTCTAAGATCAGTAAGCTACTTCCAAGCTCGCTTCAGGCAGGTACTTACTCAATTGAAATAGCCATGCTTAATGACTGTGGTGAGGAAGGTCTAACACTCGCCAATGAAGGGAAACGGCCAGATGGTTGGTACCGACTATCAGAAATTGAAGTTCGCAGTGCAAACTAA
- a CDS encoding glycosyltransferase family 4 protein — MKVTVIGTRGIPDVLGGVETHCQHLYPLIVEQGVNVCVTARSPYVDYKKSEYKGVTTRSIWAPKKKSLEAIIHSTLASFSTLFDGSNIVHVHAIGPGLVAPLLRLLGKKVVFTHHGPDYEREKWGKLAKVILKLGERFAVRWSNEVIVISEVINDLIKEKYQRHDANLIYNGVLPANTYEAPTIEKTLAQHGLTAGNYIVGVGRFVEEKGFHDLIEAYKASEVDVPLVLVGDTDHETPYSAKLKQLARETPNVILTGFVKGDELQILFSQANLFVMPSYHEGLPIALLEALSYSLPVVVSDIDPNKEVQLSEDCYFPVKNVAALTKAINKRCRLDSQDYSEYLAKYDWHKIASKTVDTYNRILRTK; from the coding sequence ATGAAAGTAACCGTTATAGGCACACGAGGCATCCCAGATGTACTTGGCGGCGTAGAAACCCATTGTCAGCACTTATACCCACTGATCGTTGAGCAGGGTGTCAATGTCTGCGTCACTGCTCGCTCCCCTTATGTTGATTACAAGAAATCTGAGTACAAAGGTGTCACGACTCGATCAATATGGGCACCTAAGAAGAAATCGCTAGAGGCTATCATCCACTCTACCCTCGCCTCATTTTCTACGCTTTTTGATGGCTCGAATATTGTCCATGTACATGCAATTGGCCCCGGTTTGGTCGCGCCACTACTGCGTCTACTCGGCAAAAAAGTCGTCTTTACCCACCATGGGCCTGACTATGAAAGAGAAAAGTGGGGCAAGCTTGCCAAAGTGATACTCAAGCTAGGCGAACGTTTCGCGGTGCGCTGGTCTAATGAAGTGATTGTTATCTCTGAAGTGATCAACGATTTGATTAAGGAGAAGTACCAGCGTCATGATGCCAATCTCATCTACAACGGTGTGCTTCCTGCCAATACATATGAAGCCCCAACAATCGAAAAAACCTTAGCGCAACATGGGTTAACGGCGGGTAACTACATCGTCGGTGTCGGCCGCTTTGTTGAGGAGAAAGGCTTCCATGACCTTATTGAGGCATACAAAGCGAGTGAGGTTGATGTACCGCTAGTATTAGTTGGCGATACCGATCATGAAACGCCATACAGTGCAAAGCTGAAACAGCTTGCTAGAGAGACGCCTAACGTCATTTTGACCGGTTTTGTTAAAGGGGATGAGCTACAAATTTTATTCTCTCAAGCCAATTTATTTGTCATGCCTTCTTACCATGAAGGATTACCTATCGCGTTACTTGAGGCCCTTTCCTACAGCTTGCCTGTGGTAGTTAGTGACATTGATCCAAACAAAGAAGTACAACTGAGTGAGGATTGTTATTTCCCGGTCAAAAATGTTGCAGCTCTTACTAAAGCTATCAATAAGCGTTGTAGACTGGATTCGCAAGATTACAGCGAATATCTAGCGAAGTACGACTGGCATAAAATTGCGTCGAAAACCGTCGACACCTATAATCGAATACTTCGTACCAAATAA
- a CDS encoding glycosyltransferase family 4 protein, whose translation MKVLVVNKFFFLKGGAETVFFQEREMLQDMGVSVIDFSMVHEKNFSSQYHEFFVDNIDYHSKPSALDALKTAFRFIHNSEACKKLEAIISQEKPDIVHFHNIYHQLTPSIIKVAKAAGCKTVLTAHDTKIACPSYTMYRDGHTCEDCLQGSVFNAFKNRCYDGSLFKSGLLTAEAIYQSLAKNYHALDAIVSPSQFLANIIKQKLPNNRIDVIVNGIDENVDIADASDQEYFLYLGRLSKEKGVETMAKAYQICSQSMPLKVAGVGPLTEELTENYPNIELLGFQSGEALHKLIREASVVIVPSECYENCSMSVLEAMAYGKPIIGANIGGIPEQVRDNVEGRLFEAGNPESLAQVMDEIAQSSTERQALGKFARKRLVETYSLTSHHQKLISLYKQLLGL comes from the coding sequence ATGAAAGTACTGGTAGTCAATAAATTCTTCTTTCTCAAAGGCGGAGCTGAGACGGTATTTTTCCAAGAACGAGAAATGCTGCAAGACATGGGCGTCAGTGTTATTGATTTCTCAATGGTGCATGAGAAAAACTTCTCGTCCCAATATCATGAGTTCTTTGTCGACAATATAGACTACCACTCAAAGCCTAGCGCGCTTGACGCTCTCAAAACAGCTTTTCGCTTCATTCATAATAGTGAAGCGTGTAAAAAGCTAGAGGCGATAATCTCTCAAGAAAAACCTGACATTGTTCACTTTCATAACATCTACCACCAGCTAACGCCATCAATCATTAAGGTGGCGAAAGCGGCAGGTTGCAAAACTGTATTAACCGCTCACGATACAAAAATTGCCTGCCCAAGCTACACCATGTACCGTGATGGTCATACTTGCGAAGATTGTTTACAAGGTAGCGTTTTCAATGCATTTAAAAACCGTTGTTACGATGGCTCGCTATTCAAAAGTGGGCTACTGACCGCAGAAGCGATTTATCAATCGCTGGCTAAGAACTATCACGCACTCGATGCCATTGTTTCCCCTAGTCAGTTTCTGGCCAATATCATCAAGCAGAAGCTGCCTAACAACAGAATCGACGTCATTGTTAACGGTATCGATGAAAACGTTGATATCGCGGACGCCAGCGATCAAGAGTACTTCTTGTACTTGGGACGTCTGAGTAAAGAAAAAGGCGTCGAGACGATGGCAAAGGCCTACCAGATTTGTTCGCAATCAATGCCATTAAAAGTAGCCGGTGTCGGCCCACTCACTGAAGAGCTAACTGAAAACTACCCAAACATTGAACTGCTAGGATTCCAAAGCGGCGAGGCCCTTCACAAGTTAATTCGTGAGGCGAGCGTCGTGATTGTACCTTCTGAGTGCTATGAAAACTGCTCAATGTCGGTGCTAGAAGCAATGGCTTATGGTAAGCCAATCATAGGTGCCAATATTGGCGGTATTCCTGAGCAAGTTAGAGATAATGTTGAGGGCCGACTGTTTGAAGCGGGCAACCCAGAATCGTTAGCACAAGTCATGGATGAAATTGCCCAGTCAAGCACTGAAAGGCAAGCGCTAGGCAAATTTGCACGCAAGCGTTTAGTCGAGACTTACTCTTTAACGTCTCACCATCAAAAACTGATTTCACTTTATAAACAATTACTGGGGTTATAA
- a CDS encoding glycosyltransferase yields the protein MNTLPSITVIIKTFNEQAGIAATIQSINKQLSGYEHSVIVADSLSTDNTQQIALDNGAKVASLIEEQDRCCGVGHQLGYLHSDGDYLLLMDGDMTLGEGFIDKAVAFLESNPNYAGVAGTVEMDDASSYEFKSRKQRLHKIYPLGDCSHLGGGGMYRKSAIDQVGYLTHRTLHAYEEAELGMRLKHAGYKLHRLDTPFFLHTSYDMPTLQLLKYRWKSRYLFAPGELLRSAFGKAHFKDALSTVRNELIFACYLLGVISMGLFAPTIVFLLSLAPLGAFFTLKAIKNRSVKDACLSVINLSVFAAGLVRGLFSPTKNPTVPPKNRLIE from the coding sequence ATGAATACCCTACCAAGCATCACCGTCATCATTAAGACATTTAATGAGCAAGCAGGTATTGCCGCCACAATTCAAAGCATTAACAAGCAACTCTCTGGCTACGAACACAGTGTGATTGTCGCTGACAGTTTATCAACAGATAACACTCAGCAGATTGCCTTAGACAACGGCGCGAAAGTGGCTTCATTGATTGAAGAACAAGACCGCTGCTGTGGCGTTGGTCACCAACTAGGTTACCTACATAGTGATGGTGATTACCTGCTGCTAATGGATGGTGATATGACCCTCGGGGAAGGTTTTATCGATAAAGCGGTGGCATTCCTAGAGTCCAATCCAAACTATGCTGGAGTCGCTGGTACGGTTGAAATGGATGACGCATCGAGCTACGAATTTAAATCCCGTAAACAACGCCTACACAAGATTTACCCGCTTGGTGATTGTAGTCACCTTGGTGGCGGTGGCATGTATCGAAAAAGTGCTATCGATCAAGTCGGCTATTTAACGCATCGTACGCTCCATGCCTATGAAGAAGCAGAATTAGGTATGCGCCTCAAACATGCCGGATATAAGCTACATCGTCTTGATACGCCGTTCTTTTTACACACTTCTTACGATATGCCAACGTTGCAATTACTTAAATATCGCTGGAAAAGCAGATACTTATTCGCTCCTGGGGAGTTATTGAGAAGTGCATTCGGTAAAGCTCACTTTAAAGATGCGTTATCGACGGTGCGTAACGAACTGATCTTTGCTTGTTACTTACTTGGCGTTATCTCTATGGGTCTTTTTGCACCCACGATTGTTTTTCTACTGAGTCTTGCCCCACTAGGCGCATTCTTTACCCTAAAAGCAATCAAGAACCGTTCTGTGAAAGATGCCTGCTTAAGTGTCATTAACCTGTCTGTTTTTGCCGCCGGCCTAGTTCGTGGACTTTTCTCGCCGACCAAGAACCCAACGGTACCTCCTAAAAATCGTCTAATTGAGTGA
- a CDS encoding lipopolysaccharide biosynthesis protein, with protein sequence MSLLKKISTIASSSMLSQVIGAVSIWLISTSYGMAEVGYYAMTYSIALIGAQVCTFASQLLIPKQAEETLGQNIIFCLLFSLLLSVFTALATGFFFERSYEQLFLLILGHSWILISENLLLRDAKMKVLALQRTTISGLVLALIYTMQDMETFYWAWGGTLLAYVSMFILYSVPVKALRWNQLSLSSNIRFFKNNIHHISKVGSAEILAMLNGNLPVILINIWFSPVVAGYFAVVSRFCLSPVIIVGNAVRNSIFSSWSIDFRNNRFNYSEFVKVRKLLMSLGIIATAGVFLFYPMVMNLGFNEEWVASIPTSRYLLPYLFTALAICPLTVIELVYGSPKYFLRIQIEQLAVVLIAFTLMPYISPDYAYSVIVFALLSALRYAFIFLRVNSRANEVSQRLETV encoded by the coding sequence GTGAGTTTGCTAAAAAAGATCTCAACCATTGCTAGCTCCTCGATGCTGTCTCAAGTGATTGGAGCAGTATCGATATGGTTGATATCCACCAGCTATGGGATGGCCGAGGTCGGCTACTATGCGATGACGTACAGTATCGCCCTGATTGGTGCACAAGTGTGTACCTTCGCTTCGCAGTTGCTTATCCCGAAGCAAGCTGAGGAGACATTAGGTCAGAACATTATCTTTTGCTTGTTATTTAGTTTATTGCTCTCCGTCTTCACCGCTTTGGCTACGGGCTTTTTCTTTGAACGCAGCTACGAACAGCTTTTCTTGCTCATCCTTGGTCACTCTTGGATTTTGATTTCCGAGAATTTATTGCTGCGTGATGCGAAAATGAAAGTTCTCGCCCTGCAACGAACCACTATTTCAGGCTTAGTTCTTGCGCTCATCTACACCATGCAAGATATGGAAACTTTCTACTGGGCATGGGGTGGAACGCTGCTCGCCTATGTTTCAATGTTCATCTTGTACTCTGTTCCAGTTAAAGCGTTAAGGTGGAACCAACTTTCACTGTCATCCAATATTCGCTTTTTCAAAAACAACATTCACCACATTAGCAAAGTTGGCAGTGCTGAAATTCTTGCTATGCTCAATGGCAACCTGCCAGTTATCTTGATCAACATTTGGTTCTCACCTGTTGTTGCAGGTTACTTTGCGGTTGTTAGTCGCTTTTGTTTGTCTCCAGTGATCATTGTTGGCAACGCGGTGCGCAACTCAATCTTTTCAAGCTGGTCGATCGATTTTCGCAACAATCGATTTAACTACTCAGAATTCGTCAAAGTACGCAAGTTGCTAATGTCACTTGGTATTATTGCCACGGCAGGCGTATTCCTCTTCTACCCGATGGTAATGAACCTTGGCTTTAACGAAGAATGGGTCGCTTCAATACCGACTTCTCGTTACCTACTGCCCTACTTGTTTACAGCGCTAGCCATTTGCCCACTTACCGTTATTGAATTGGTTTACGGCTCACCGAAGTACTTCTTACGTATTCAAATAGAACAGTTAGCCGTCGTTCTTATCGCCTTCACACTGATGCCATATATCTCTCCAGATTATGCTTATTCGGTTATCGTGTTCGCGCTTTTATCTGCACTTCGATATGCGTTTATTTTCCTCAGAGTGAACTCGCGCGCTAATGAAGTGAGTCAAAGGTTGGAAACGGTATGA
- a CDS encoding GumC family protein: MIERGKSLESHVNFDPLIKAMKKHALKLVMVTAIITGLSLPLIQMMTPKYVSTATVLIKAQSDNASPVDQVDGYDSTRAQYYETQLNLMQSRVVLQSAVLRMKLEQDESFNDAVLGNEGMWDLPEETRIANALKTLSKNLKFTAVRQTQLVYVSYESPDGRRAADIANGVAQAFIDYTVEQKVAKTLQAQEWNQQQMATLKSQVEEKKRELQRFLDKEGLIMFRGIDGIETEQLSILTNKYADAKERRIAAQATYELVAKYMQGDIEDLSAVPEVSSHPQLQDLRIALIQATRNLADLQRVYGPKHRKILEANAQLDAIHKQTRHLLEELKIGLHKKYQAQLIKENHYKKLLSQDKVNYAKLIDKRDQYDSLKTDLDKTEELYEQLYQRSAEHAVNTQYREPNALIYDPATVSDRPAKPNKRLMIVMIAMMTFIIGVLFIIVHAALKRTITNLEQLQTRLGLTPLIDLPSFSDKKEQITTLELCRRITQNPYSNEIAHGLCTALSLKAPESKSVGVVAAFPHEGASAISYILASALNSNHRTLLLDLDYRSKNSMTRNVLNAFPDEGQQSGEIAGFSEYVSQKRALSEVTINIANNLTFMPLGELTESPLSFFANSDCLEAYQHLCSEFDKVIVNLPELSENKDAQMLVAALDAIIVTVKADNYTSHEIVPQLNKITALVDGDIYGVLNMTKEDMLTSEEAKRFAAHNSTELFESEELL, from the coding sequence ATGATAGAACGCGGCAAATCACTCGAAAGCCATGTTAACTTTGACCCCTTGATCAAAGCGATGAAGAAACACGCCTTAAAATTGGTGATGGTAACCGCCATCATTACCGGCTTGAGTCTCCCATTGATTCAAATGATGACGCCAAAATACGTTTCCACAGCAACGGTGCTCATCAAAGCTCAGTCCGACAATGCCTCTCCCGTCGATCAGGTTGATGGATACGATTCAACTCGCGCCCAATATTACGAAACTCAACTCAACCTTATGCAGTCACGTGTGGTATTACAAAGCGCAGTTCTACGCATGAAGCTTGAGCAAGACGAATCCTTTAACGACGCCGTCCTTGGTAACGAAGGGATGTGGGATCTACCTGAAGAAACTCGCATCGCCAATGCCTTAAAAACCTTATCAAAGAATCTGAAATTTACGGCAGTACGTCAAACTCAGCTAGTATACGTTTCTTATGAATCTCCGGACGGTCGCAGAGCGGCAGATATTGCCAATGGCGTTGCTCAAGCTTTTATTGATTACACCGTTGAACAGAAAGTGGCAAAAACGCTTCAAGCACAAGAGTGGAACCAACAACAAATGGCGACCTTAAAGTCGCAAGTTGAAGAAAAAAAGCGCGAACTCCAGCGCTTCCTAGATAAGGAAGGCCTTATCATGTTCCGCGGTATTGATGGTATTGAAACAGAGCAGCTAAGCATTCTCACCAATAAATACGCCGATGCGAAGGAGCGTCGCATCGCAGCCCAAGCAACGTACGAACTCGTTGCGAAATATATGCAAGGTGATATTGAGGACCTGTCTGCAGTCCCTGAAGTTTCTTCGCACCCTCAACTGCAAGATCTGCGTATCGCCCTCATTCAAGCGACAAGAAACCTTGCTGATTTACAAAGAGTTTATGGTCCAAAACACAGGAAAATCCTGGAAGCTAATGCTCAGTTGGATGCGATACATAAGCAAACTCGTCACCTATTAGAAGAGCTAAAAATCGGCTTACATAAAAAGTATCAAGCGCAGCTCATAAAAGAAAATCATTACAAAAAACTACTCAGCCAAGACAAAGTCAATTATGCAAAATTAATTGATAAAAGAGATCAATACGATAGCCTAAAAACTGATTTGGATAAGACGGAAGAGCTCTACGAGCAGTTATACCAACGCAGTGCCGAGCACGCCGTTAACACTCAATATCGCGAGCCGAATGCACTGATCTATGACCCAGCAACCGTGAGTGATCGCCCAGCGAAACCAAATAAGCGTTTGATGATCGTCATGATCGCGATGATGACCTTTATTATCGGGGTGCTGTTTATCATCGTCCATGCAGCGCTAAAGCGAACCATTACCAATTTAGAACAATTGCAAACTCGCTTAGGTTTGACGCCTCTTATCGACTTACCAAGTTTTTCAGACAAAAAAGAACAGATTACAACACTGGAGCTTTGTCGACGCATTACACAAAACCCTTACTCAAACGAAATCGCTCACGGCCTGTGTACCGCATTGTCATTAAAGGCACCTGAAAGCAAATCTGTTGGTGTCGTTGCCGCTTTTCCTCACGAAGGAGCATCAGCGATTAGCTATATTTTAGCGTCAGCTCTCAATAGTAACCATCGCACTTTATTGCTCGATCTAGATTATCGCAGCAAAAACAGCATGACCCGCAACGTGCTGAATGCATTCCCGGATGAAGGTCAACAGAGTGGCGAAATTGCGGGCTTTAGTGAGTACGTAAGCCAAAAACGTGCGCTGAGTGAGGTAACTATAAACATTGCCAATAACTTAACTTTTATGCCATTGGGAGAGCTTACTGAGTCTCCTCTGAGTTTCTTTGCCAACAGTGACTGTTTAGAAGCGTATCAACACTTGTGTTCTGAGTTTGATAAAGTCATCGTTAACCTGCCTGAGCTCAGCGAAAACAAAGATGCTCAAATGCTAGTGGCAGCTCTTGATGCGATCATCGTGACGGTCAAAGCCGACAACTACACTTCACACGAGATTGTTCCACAGCTGAATAAAATCACTGCCTTGGTTGATGGCGACATTTATGGCGTACTTAACATGACCAAGGAAGACATGTTAACCAGTGAAGAAGCAAAGCGCTTTGCCGCACATAACAGCACCGAACTCTTCGAAAGTGAGGAACTGCTGTGA
- a CDS encoding polysaccharide biosynthesis/export family protein — MRKFILHLVGALLILTSHTALADSSNSEQDPNSRLSQQREYLLGPGDRVNIEVYGDQDLSMKFTIGKRGGVNFPYIGYVQLTGHTTEEIELDMEARLKADYMLDPMVTVQMTSFRKFFITGEVEDPDGYEYEPQLTVEKAIALAGGFTDRADRDDINIRPSGSTELLENVNLTDAVYPGDVVIVEQSFF; from the coding sequence ATGAGAAAATTTATCTTACACCTCGTTGGGGCATTGTTGATTTTAACCAGCCATACCGCCTTGGCTGACTCTTCAAACTCGGAACAAGACCCTAACAGCAGACTATCGCAGCAGCGCGAGTATTTACTTGGTCCCGGTGACCGAGTGAATATTGAAGTCTATGGAGATCAAGACCTTTCCATGAAGTTTACTATTGGTAAACGTGGCGGTGTGAACTTTCCCTACATTGGTTATGTACAGTTGACGGGCCATACAACGGAAGAAATCGAACTCGATATGGAAGCTCGTCTAAAAGCTGACTATATGCTAGACCCAATGGTTACTGTGCAAATGACTAGTTTCCGTAAGTTCTTTATTACCGGTGAAGTTGAAGACCCTGATGGCTATGAATATGAACCTCAACTCACTGTGGAGAAAGCCATCGCACTTGCTGGCGGGTTCACTGACCGCGCCGATCGCGATGATATTAATATTCGTCCTTCAGGCTCTACCGAGCTACTGGAAAATGTCAATTTGACTGATGCTGTATACCCCGGCGATGTCGTCATCGTTGAACAAAGTTTTTTCTAA